The DNA region AGCTAGTGCTTCGGCACGGATTTTAATGGCTGATGCTTCTGCATTACCTTTAATTCGAATACTTTCCGCTTCAGCAATGGCGCGAGCCAGTTGTGAGTCGGCTTCCGCTTGTGCTTGAGTGACAGCAATTTTGGCACTTACCCGTTCTTTTTCAAGGTTTTGTAATTGGGTTTGTACTTCAACTTCGGCGCGCATTCTGTCTTCTACTGATTTCTCGTATGCATTACTAAAATCAATATTTTCAATCTGTACCGAATTAATGGTAACAGGGCCTTTAATCGATTGAGTAATGGCGGCAGTAACATCAATACCAAATTTTATACGTTCCTGAACGGCAGAAATGGCGGTGTATTTGCCAAAGATATTCTCAATTTGAGTCGGTACTTGGCGGTCAAGTAAACGCGATACCATTAAGTCGACGCTTTTAAAATTAGCATAGACTTCTTCAACGCGATCAGGAGGAATACTGAATGTAACCGATGCACGTAACGTTGCGGGTTGTTGATCACGACTATACGCCTGTAGGCCTTGATAGTTTGCGGTATGTGTTTGGGTTGAAATTTTAACGACAGTGTCCATTAGAGGAATTTTAAATCCAAGCCCTGGTTCTGCAGTATCAATAATTTTACCGTTACGTAATAACACCCCACGTTCGCCCTGATCGACTGTGTACCAGCTGCTATATAAGCTGATAAGTATTATCAGCAACACAGCGATAGGAATGATTTTTCCTAGATGATTTATGTTGGCTTGCGCCAGATCATTTTT from Shewanella polaris includes:
- a CDS encoding SPFH domain-containing protein produces the protein MLKNDLAQANINHLGKIIPIAVLLIILISLYSSWYTVDQGERGVLLRNGKIIDTAEPGLGFKIPLMDTVVKISTQTHTANYQGLQAYSRDQQPATLRASVTFSIPPDRVEEVYANFKSVDLMVSRLLDRQVPTQIENIFGKYTAISAVQERIKFGIDVTAAITQSIKGPVTINSVQIENIDFSNAYEKSVEDRMRAEVEVQTQLQNLEKERVSAKIAVTQAQAEADSQLARAIAEAESIRIKGNAEASAIKIRAEALAQNQNLVELTKAERWDGKLPTTMLPTGTIPFLEVPTTK